The stretch of DNA AATTAGTTACGCAAAATAGCGTGGGCAAATTCTCCCCTTTGGGTAGGTATAACCTAATGACTATTTGCCTTAGTTCTGCTGCCTACATTGTTACTTATGCTGTATCAGCTAATCTTTATCAAAATAAAGCAACAATCAAATATCATGCTCTACGAGTTATTGCTGAACAACACAATAATAACCGAATTCAAAAAGAAGAGGAAATTGTTGAACGTCAAAAAGAGGTTAAAGATTTTGAACTTCAAAACACCATAGAACTCAACTCTACCATTGAAACAATGGAAGATGGGCTAGATGGTGCAGAGAAAAATGAATTTTATAAAGGCATTGAAAAAGACAAATTAAGTAAACAGCAAACGGAACAAGCTCAAAAGGAAGAACAAGCCATTCAAGAAGCTATTCGCCTAAAAGAAGAAAGACAAAAACGTCGTCAAAAAAGGCTTGGTCTAAATGGTACAATTACATCCTTATTACTATTTCTTCTTTGCTTTTGTACAAGTTGCGAGGTACAAGAAACGACTGTACGTTCTATTTTTATTGATCCTTCTGGAGGGGCTATAAATGTAACAGATGCACTTGGCTCTGGAGAAGATGCTTTAAAAGGTCTAGGAAATAGTTTAAATAATCCAACTGCTCATTATGGACAAACAGATATTTTCATATTACAGCCTCAAACAGGATTAGAACATTACAGTATAACATTACCTACTCTTTCCAAAGCTGCTGCTTTAGAAAAAAGAAGAACAGCAAAAGAGTTGAAACGATTTGTAGGAAATTGGGATAATACTGTAAGCCAGATTAACCTTCCAAAGGAGGGCTATTCCCAAAGCAGAATTGCTAAACCTCTTTTTGATGTGATTCATCACACCTTAAATCAGCCCTATAGAAAGAAACAATTGGTTCTTTACACTGATTCATTGGAACATACCAATGAAAAAAGTTTTCTCAAAATGACTCCAAAAAAAATCAGAGAAAACTCAACTGATATAATTGACTTTCTTGATTACTACTGTGAATGCGAATCACTAAAAGGGCTAGATGTCATTTTTGCATATAAGAGTCGCACAGAATCACAATACGACCAACACAGAGTAGAAGTTGAACGAGTTTATCAATCTTATTTTATCACTAAGGGAGCGACAGTAAGTCGCTTCCAAACTCAAAATGAAATATTATGATTAGAGCAATCTTTGAAGCAATAAAAGCAGTAATAAAGATGGTGGCAATACTAACAAAAATAGCTGCAAATATGATTAGAACAGTAGGGGAGTTTGTTGGTCAAATGATGATTACTCTAGCCACTTCTTTGTCTAGTATGCTACATAAAGTCAGCAAAAATATTAAACCTAAAGAGAAAGAAAAAGAGAATAAAGCCTCAAATGAAAAGAAGAAAAGTAATATTTTTTCTCTATTTAAAAAAGATAAAAAAGAAGCATCATGAGTAAAAATTATATAGGTGTATCATTTAGTCTTAGACTTATTTTAACCATTCTTATAGCTGCTCCAATTCATGTATTCTTTGGCTTAGATGATCCCATTGCACTTAGTATCGGGGCAGTAATTGCTTTCTTACCAAAATTAGGAAGCAGTATTTTTTCACAAGCACTAAATTTAATCTTTCATATAGGAAAGGGAATATTTTATGTTCTCTCAAATATTATACAAGGAATATTTCATTTCATTTCTAGAGTATTTGGTAAAGGCAAAAAAGGAGGTAAATATGGATAGTAGTAGATTTTTAGGGGCAAGTCTTCTGTCTGGAGGACTTGCTTATTTCATCAAATTTTATTTGGTTAGTTATAGCGTATCATTATGGATTACTCCCTTATTGATGCGTTTAGATTCTTTGTTTTTTTGGCAATTATGGGTAGGTCTTTTTATTCTTTTTTTATATCCTGAAAAGATATTTAAAACATTAGGGCAGGGAAGTAAAAGCATTTTTATTTTAGTTACGAGTTTGGTAGTTACCCTCAAAACATATCTAGGTACTATCAATTTCATGTTTTGGAAAAAGAAGAAAAAACTTTTCGGAAATGCAGAATTTGCCGACTTCTGGACGAGACGCAAATTTTTAAAAAGTAGTTACCAAGGCTTTAGCATTGGCTCAAAGGTTAGTATCAGTAAAAATGATTCTTATGCAGGGATGATTGTGGTCGGTCCTCCAAGTTCAGGAAAGTCAACTATTACTGCTTTTCCTTCTTTACTTAAAACCAAAAACGCTTCTTGGATTGTTATGGATCCGAGTCAAGAGTTATATGAAACAAGTGGATACCTCCATGAGAATGGTTATAATATTCTTCGGCTCAATGTTAATAATCTAAAGCACTCCATCCGTTTTAATCCCTTGCTTCGATGTAAGAATACAAGTGATGTATCTAAACTATCAGAAACACTAATTAAGATGGCTTACACTTCCAAAGGGGAGTCTGACAGTTATTGGACAAGTTCGGCAAAACGCTTACTTAAATGCTTTTTGGTTGCTATCAAAAATCAAGTGCCTAGCCAAGCACATTTGCCCAATGCTTACCGTATGCTATCGGAATTTGAATTTAATCGAGAGCAAACAGAACGCTTCATTCTAGAAAATGTAGATGAAAGTACTGCCAAAGAATTTAAAGGAATTTTAGCAGCCAATAGTAAGGAGTTTACCTCCTTTCTTTCTACTGCTCAAACTGCCCTAGAGAAGTTTGGAGGAGATGATGGTATTGCTTGGTTGGTATCAGGTGACACACTTGATTTTAATTTATTCCGACAAGAAAAAACAGTTCTCTTTCTACAATTTCCAGAAATTAATTTACCTTATTATGCACCACTTATAAATATTCTGACCACTCAATTGATGGATTTTTGTATGAAAGAAAAAGTCCAAAATCAGAGATCCATTTTCTTCTTATTGGAAGAGATTGGAATACTTAGAATTAATGAACTGGATGTGTATTTATCTCAATTAAGAAAGTACAATGCAGGGGCTTTATTGATACTTCAGGACATCAATCAGTTATCTGTACAGTATGGACAAATCAAAGCAAAAGCCATACTTGGAGCAATCAATCACAAAGTTTTTTTAGGCGGCTTATCACATGAAACTTGTAAGAATATAGAGTCTATGCTTGGGCGAACAACTGTTGCAGATAGTAATGGTCGAGAGCAGGGTACAAACGTATTATTTGCCAATCAAATACGAATGCTTCCCAAGAATACAATTCTATATATTAGTAGTACTCGGAAGCCTGTGAAGTTGAAGGTAAAACCATATTATAAGCATAGGCGACTATTCAAAAGAAGTTGCTTAGAAAATTATGAGGTAGATGCTTCATTATTAAGTACAACAATAGATTCAATTGATTACATACAATTAGAGGATTGAACCATAAAGGTATGTTTGACCTCCTTTGATTTTTTGACTTTCAAAGAAATCTGTGCTATAAGTAGGATTAATCTTATTTAATCCTACTGAACATGGATAACAGCATTACCAATATCGTGTTGAAAATTATCTTTTCTCCTTTGGCTCTAGTCTTTAGAGTATTGGCGAAACTTTCAGATGTGATTATCCTCCCCATCCAGAGGCTTCATTTTCTGTTTCGATGTCATTCCAAATCTTTTGTACTCGGAATTTATGATCGTATCAAAGGAGCAAAGCAAAACCGTTGGACAATTCATCAAAAAATCTATCAGCAAATAGTCCAAAAGCTAAAAGAGGAAAAGGCAGATTTAGACTTTCACACAGAGTTTATTATTCAAATGTTAACCATAGAAAAAAAATATTCTTATGAAAATTCAGCTTACTAAAAAGGAAGAACAAGAGATTACTTTAAAAGCTCAAAAAAAGGCAACTCAACAATTTATACAATGGAAAAGAAACGTTAATAGTGGCTTTGTGGGATGGCTTATGCCACTACCTAAATGGGTAGCTAAACGTCAACACAGAGCCTTTTTCCAACAAGCCATTGATGAACTCACAGAGCAAAAAAAGATGGAAAAAGAGTTGGAAAAAACAAGCGAATGGAAGCAAGTTTTCCCAAACAAAAAGCGAGAAAAAGACCTTGCCGATCTGCGTAAAAAGAACCAAGAAAGGCAAAATGAAAGAGGGCGATATGGGCAAGAAAAGGATGGTAGGGAGCGATAATTTATCGTTTTCTACCATTGTTATTTTTTCTATTTCGTTCCTGTTCTCGCTCTCGTTTCTCTCGTAATCGTCTCAAATCAGCTAAATCTTTTTCAATTCTACGCTCTGTTTCTAGGGCTACTTTTTTATTGGAAAGTATCAATTCCATTTTTTTATTATACTTAGTTTTCGCAGCCAAAGTGGTAAAACGATACTTCTTATTATTGACCACAATACCTGTCGCTTGTCCCCTTCTTTCATACACTTGATAGCCCTTCCCTTTGATTTCTTTCACAAGTGTTTTGAGATTATGAGCTTTAGAAATAGCTGCTTCAAATTCTTCTAAAATCAAAGCAAATATTGAAAATTTAGCAGTTCGTTTTTCCATTTGCCTCTTGACCTTTTCCTGTTTGGTACGGTTGTATTTTTGCTTCTTCTGAACACCATCCCTACTTTGTACATAGGATTTAGAGAGCTGCGGATAGTTGGACAATTGATACTCCTCCATTGCCCTACGTTGCCCCTTAAACTGCTCCTTACTCACTCGCATTGAACGATTGTTTCCTTGCTCATTCCCACTTATCATAAAATGGATATGAACATGATCTTTATCAAAATGAGGACGTGCTAAAACCAAACCATTCTTCGCCCTTAATTCGATGTATTTTCGAGCCATATCATAGAGCATAGAGCGAGTCATTTTGTCTTGATCTTCTGGAGCAAAACTCGCTATTTCATGGTACATGGTTACACCATTTTTACGCCTTCTTCGTTGCTTATCATTCTCTAAAAAAGCATTGGCAATTTCCTCTGTATTCTCCAAATCTACCCCATAATCTTGAAAATTATGTAACAAAATAAAGTCTCTTTCATCCCTCTTTTCTTCCTCTATTTCCTCCCCATCTGCCCTATGCAAATGTTCCTCATAGATGTAGCCGACTAGCTGACGAAAAGAAATATCTTTTCGGGTATTGCTGTTAATTATCATAACTTAACGCTTTTACAATCGCTCGATTAACTCAAGAAATCGCTGTTTTTCAGAAGGATTTTTGCTTAAATAATTGCTCAACACTTCCTCTATTTCGGGCGGTTCTGTCAAAAAAGTATTTACTTTTTGTTTACATTTTTTTACCACTTTCAGTAATTTTTCATAGTGGGCAGCATCATTATAAGCCCTTATTGCATGAAGCTGATGAACGACTTGATTGATGTTTGAACCGATGGAATTTAGCTCTGCAATAAGGTCATATACAAGGCTTTCATCAGGAGCAATATATTCCTTTTTGGAGTATGCAATTGCTGCTTCTCGAACATAAGTAGAAACTCTTTTTTTATGTTCTTTGGCAACTCTACAAAGCAATTGATACTCTCTAAATGTAGGATTAATTTTAATGGCTTTTTGATTGGCTTCTTTTGTTTTATAGTAGTGACTGCGATATAATTTTTTATAAGTTTCCTTATGTTTTTCTATCTTCTTTTTGGAAGTTTTTTTGCTGACTCCTTTTGATTGAAGGTACTCTTGAAGTGTTGGAAATTTCATCATAAATTATTCGCATTAATTAATACCTTGTGATAGTATTT from Bernardetia sp. encodes:
- a CDS encoding type IV secretory system conjugative DNA transfer family protein, giving the protein MDSSRFLGASLLSGGLAYFIKFYLVSYSVSLWITPLLMRLDSLFFWQLWVGLFILFLYPEKIFKTLGQGSKSIFILVTSLVVTLKTYLGTINFMFWKKKKKLFGNAEFADFWTRRKFLKSSYQGFSIGSKVSISKNDSYAGMIVVGPPSSGKSTITAFPSLLKTKNASWIVMDPSQELYETSGYLHENGYNILRLNVNNLKHSIRFNPLLRCKNTSDVSKLSETLIKMAYTSKGESDSYWTSSAKRLLKCFLVAIKNQVPSQAHLPNAYRMLSEFEFNREQTERFILENVDESTAKEFKGILAANSKEFTSFLSTAQTALEKFGGDDGIAWLVSGDTLDFNLFRQEKTVLFLQFPEINLPYYAPLINILTTQLMDFCMKEKVQNQRSIFFLLEEIGILRINELDVYLSQLRKYNAGALLILQDINQLSVQYGQIKAKAILGAINHKVFLGGLSHETCKNIESMLGRTTVADSNGREQGTNVLFANQIRMLPKNTILYISSTRKPVKLKVKPYYKHRRLFKRSCLENYEVDASLLSTTIDSIDYIQLED
- a CDS encoding relaxase/mobilization nuclease domain-containing protein codes for the protein MIINSNTRKDISFRQLVGYIYEEHLHRADGEEIEEEKRDERDFILLHNFQDYGVDLENTEEIANAFLENDKQRRRRKNGVTMYHEIASFAPEDQDKMTRSMLYDMARKYIELRAKNGLVLARPHFDKDHVHIHFMISGNEQGNNRSMRVSKEQFKGQRRAMEEYQLSNYPQLSKSYVQSRDGVQKKQKYNRTKQEKVKRQMEKRTAKFSIFALILEEFEAAISKAHNLKTLVKEIKGKGYQVYERRGQATGIVVNNKKYRFTTLAAKTKYNKKMELILSNKKVALETERRIEKDLADLRRLREKREREQERNRKNNNGRKR
- a CDS encoding plasmid mobilization protein, with product MMKFPTLQEYLQSKGVSKKTSKKKIEKHKETYKKLYRSHYYKTKEANQKAIKINPTFREYQLLCRVAKEHKKRVSTYVREAAIAYSKKEYIAPDESLVYDLIAELNSIGSNINQVVHQLHAIRAYNDAAHYEKLLKVVKKCKQKVNTFLTEPPEIEEVLSNYLSKNPSEKQRFLELIERL